The bacterium genome has a window encoding:
- a CDS encoding cation-translocating P-type ATPase: MLSIEGMTCASCAARIERKLRKVPGVKEATVNFAAQRAYVRTQGTVDPGRLEEAVREAGYSAQPYQPTAKTQALYENEKMRLGWRLGLAALCSLPFLLEHLRMGHIPMLSPGLQLALAAPVFLLAGSPFHRAAFRGLMKGEVLMDSLVSLGSGAAFFASLAAFLTRSGETYFDAASLIILFVTLGRYLEILAKRRANRALELLMDLQPRVAHVIKETHQEDLPVEMVAPGDTLSVRPGEAIPVDGYIKEGKGWADESLLTGESRPVEKRPGEPVYAGTVNGNATLSIKAREVGEHTALAQVIRMVEEAQGSKAPVQRLADRAASIFVPIVLFLALLTFGAWMAWGHSTTAFALQRAVAVLVVACPCALGLATPIALMAGLGVAARRGILIRRAEVLERTQTLDVLLFDKTGTLTEGKPRLVDLLVFEGAEEEKMLRYAGALELGSNHPLASAVLKEVMVLDLILPKVEGLEEVPGAGLKGMVESHEVAIGTKAFVESLEGVVPSAQVRSNVEAYRQGGQTVSLMAVDRKIMAILVMEDPPRSDSKEVVQGLKGLGLQVHLLTGDGEVVARRVAERVGVDVVKAGMAPEGKLQYLRELQAKGLKVAMVGDGYNDAAALTAADLGIAVGSAVDAAKEAGDMVLTQGGLHKVIEAIQLSRGVFAVIRQNLFWAFAYNLLALPLAALAPVPPALAAGAMAMSSVTVVLNALRLYGKKF, translated from the coding sequence ATCCTTTCCATCGAAGGCATGACCTGCGCGTCCTGCGCGGCCCGCATCGAACGCAAGCTCCGGAAGGTCCCGGGGGTGAAGGAAGCCACCGTCAACTTCGCCGCCCAAAGGGCCTACGTCCGCACCCAAGGGACCGTCGATCCGGGCCGGTTGGAAGAGGCGGTCCGCGAGGCCGGCTATTCGGCCCAGCCCTACCAACCCACGGCCAAGACCCAGGCGCTTTACGAGAACGAGAAGATGCGGCTGGGTTGGCGCCTCGGGCTCGCCGCCCTTTGTTCGCTCCCCTTCCTGTTGGAACACTTGAGGATGGGGCATATCCCCATGCTGTCCCCGGGCCTGCAACTGGCGCTGGCCGCGCCGGTCTTCCTTCTCGCCGGGTCCCCGTTCCACCGGGCCGCCTTCCGGGGCTTGATGAAGGGCGAGGTCCTCATGGACAGCCTCGTCTCGCTCGGGTCCGGGGCCGCCTTCTTCGCGTCCCTGGCCGCCTTCCTGACCCGCTCCGGGGAGACCTATTTCGACGCGGCGTCCCTCATCATCCTTTTCGTGACCCTGGGCCGCTACCTCGAGATCCTCGCCAAGCGGAGGGCCAACCGGGCGCTCGAGCTCCTGATGGACCTCCAGCCCCGCGTCGCCCATGTGATCAAGGAGACCCACCAGGAGGACCTGCCGGTGGAGATGGTGGCGCCCGGCGATACTTTGAGCGTGCGCCCGGGAGAGGCCATCCCCGTGGACGGCTATATCAAGGAAGGGAAGGGATGGGCCGACGAATCCCTGCTGACCGGGGAATCCCGTCCCGTGGAGAAACGTCCGGGCGAGCCGGTCTATGCGGGGACCGTGAACGGGAACGCCACCCTGAGCATCAAGGCCCGGGAGGTGGGAGAACATACCGCCCTGGCCCAGGTCATCCGCATGGTGGAAGAGGCGCAGGGGTCCAAGGCTCCCGTCCAGCGCTTGGCGGACCGGGCGGCTTCGATCTTCGTGCCGATCGTGCTCTTTTTGGCACTCTTGACCTTCGGGGCCTGGATGGCCTGGGGCCATTCCACGACGGCCTTTGCCCTGCAGCGGGCCGTGGCGGTGCTGGTGGTGGCCTGTCCCTGCGCGCTCGGCCTGGCGACCCCCATCGCCCTCATGGCCGGGTTGGGCGTGGCGGCGCGGCGGGGCATCCTGATCCGCCGGGCGGAGGTGCTGGAAAGGACCCAGACCCTGGACGTCCTGCTTTTCGACAAGACCGGGACCTTGACCGAGGGTAAGCCCCGCCTCGTGGACCTGCTGGTCTTCGAGGGCGCGGAGGAGGAGAAGATGCTCCGCTATGCCGGGGCCCTGGAACTGGGGAGCAATCACCCGCTGGCATCCGCCGTCCTGAAGGAGGTGATGGTCCTGGACCTCATCCTTCCCAAGGTGGAGGGCCTGGAGGAGGTCCCCGGGGCGGGTTTGAAGGGGATGGTGGAAAGCCACGAGGTGGCCATAGGCACCAAGGCCTTCGTCGAATCGCTCGAAGGGGTGGTGCCCTCGGCCCAGGTGCGGTCCAATGTGGAAGCCTACCGGCAGGGGGGCCAGACGGTCTCCTTGATGGCGGTGGACCGGAAGATCATGGCCATCCTGGTGATGGAGGATCCCCCCCGGTCCGATTCGAAGGAAGTGGTCCAGGGCCTGAAGGGCCTGGGGCTCCAAGTCCACCTCTTGACCGGGGATGGGGAAGTGGTGGCCCGGCGGGTCGCGGAGCGGGTCGGGGTCGATGTGGTGAAGGCGGGCATGGCCCCGGAAGGCAAGCTCCAATACCTGCGGGAGCTGCAGGCCAAGGGCCTCAAGGTGGCCATGGTGGGGGACGGTTACAACGATGCGGCGGCCCTGACCGCGGCGGACTTAGGGATCGCAGTGGGATCGGCGGTGGACGCGGCCAAGGAAGCGGGGGACATGGTGCTCACCCAAGGGGGACTGCATAAGGTCATCGAGGCCATCCAGCTTTCCCGGGGCGTCTTCGCCGTCATCCGCCAGAACCTCTTCTGGGCCTTCGCCTATAACCTGCTGGCCCTGCCCCTGGCGGCCCTGGCCCCGGTCCCTCCGGCCTTGGCCGCGGGGGCCATGGCGATGTCCTCGGTCACGGTGGTGTTGAACGCCTTGAGGCTTTACGGGAAGAAATTTTAA
- a CDS encoding EAL domain-containing protein — MKPGPSSRNTPKPSFDLREILLNESVLAYFQPIVSIDRRTIAGVEGLSRGLLPGTQQIIPPVDLFHQAAIEGYSLELDRLCRKKVLEGFSRARAENPDLFLTLNLDSANFDPGVVGSGYLKTQVMELGLEPRHVALEVIESAVRDLDELRRFVDTYRGLGFLIALDDVGAGHSNLNRIPLIKPDILKVDRYLVQGIQDDSYKQEVLRSLVNMARRLGTLIIAEGVEEESEALCLLDMDVDMIQGYYFSKPFPFEKIERETIHGQVEGLVKSFKEKRLKNVGIRRSRISRYYAALMEIQIELAKKDEEALDEGLKAVAAKFPGVDSFYVLDEGGLQASECLTQALGRSHRNAIVFRPPPKGTDHSMKDYYYFLTEPGQNKTSFVTDPYLSMVTGRSCVTLSAPFKGKGGKKYILCLDLSTEALSQESVE, encoded by the coding sequence ATGAAACCAGGACCTTCATCCCGGAACACCCCCAAGCCATCTTTCGACCTGCGGGAGATCCTGCTCAACGAGAGCGTCCTGGCCTATTTCCAACCCATCGTTTCCATCGACCGGCGCACCATCGCCGGCGTCGAAGGCCTCAGCCGGGGCCTCCTGCCCGGGACCCAACAGATCATCCCGCCCGTGGATCTTTTCCATCAGGCGGCCATCGAAGGTTATTCCCTGGAGTTGGACCGTCTTTGCCGCAAGAAGGTCCTGGAGGGCTTCAGCCGTGCGCGGGCGGAGAATCCCGACCTGTTCCTGACCCTCAACCTGGATTCGGCCAATTTCGACCCCGGGGTCGTGGGGTCCGGTTACCTCAAGACCCAGGTGATGGAACTGGGCCTGGAGCCCCGGCATGTGGCCCTGGAGGTCATCGAATCGGCCGTGCGGGACCTGGACGAACTGCGGCGCTTCGTGGACACCTACCGGGGCCTGGGCTTCCTCATCGCGCTCGATGACGTGGGCGCCGGCCACTCGAACCTCAACCGCATCCCCCTCATCAAGCCCGACATCCTCAAGGTGGACCGCTACCTGGTGCAGGGCATCCAGGATGATTCCTACAAGCAGGAGGTCCTCCGGTCGCTGGTGAACATGGCCCGGCGCCTGGGCACCCTCATCATCGCCGAGGGCGTGGAGGAGGAGAGCGAGGCCCTTTGCCTGTTGGACATGGACGTGGACATGATCCAGGGCTATTACTTCTCCAAACCCTTCCCCTTCGAAAAGATCGAGCGCGAGACCATCCATGGACAGGTGGAGGGGCTGGTGAAGTCCTTCAAGGAGAAGCGCCTGAAGAACGTGGGGATCCGGCGTTCGCGCATCTCCCGCTACTACGCGGCCCTGATGGAGATCCAGATCGAGCTGGCGAAGAAGGACGAAGAGGCCCTGGACGAGGGGTTGAAGGCGGTGGCCGCCAAGTTCCCCGGGGTGGACAGTTTCTACGTATTGGACGAGGGGGGGCTCCAGGCCTCCGAGTGCCTGACCCAGGCCCTGGGGCGGTCCCACCGCAACGCCATCGTCTTCCGGCCGCCGCCGAAGGGGACCGACCATTCGATGAAGGACTATTATTATTTCCTCACCGAGCCGGGCCAGAACAAGACCAGCTTCGTGACCGATCCCTACCTCTCCATGGTCACGGGCCGAAGCTGCGTGACGCTCTCGGCGCCCTTCAAGGGCAAGGGCGGGAAGAAGTACATCCTTTGCCTGGACCTCAGCACCGAGGCGCTCTCCCAGGAATCTGTCGAATGA
- a CDS encoding rhodanese-like domain-containing protein, translated as MSLNQQDVLEIMKNRHAVALNVLPKEEFQRLHIEGSKNVPWTLDRGAFVQEVEKQFGKEMFLIVHGSNITSRAGIDATEALRRDGFKGDVFLSGMKGWVEAGLPTAGTQSRPPLSTRPQAVVRDP; from the coding sequence ATGTCACTGAACCAACAAGATGTGCTCGAGATCATGAAGAACCGCCATGCCGTGGCTTTGAACGTCCTGCCCAAGGAAGAGTTCCAACGTCTTCATATTGAGGGGTCCAAGAACGTTCCTTGGACCCTGGACCGAGGGGCCTTCGTCCAGGAAGTGGAAAAACAGTTCGGTAAGGAAATGTTTTTAATCGTTCATGGTTCCAATATCACCAGTCGCGCGGGGATCGACGCGACGGAGGCTTTACGCAGGGACGGCTTCAAGGGCGATGTTTTCCTGAGCGGCATGAAAGGCTGGGTCGAGGCGGGCCTCCCCACGGCGGGGACCCAATCCCGGCCGCCCCTATCGACCAGGCCTCAAGCCGTTGTTCGCGATCCTTGA
- a CDS encoding lmo0937 family membrane protein yields MFYTIAAVLLILWALGWVSSYTLGGLIHLVLVVALIVLVVGFLQGRRG; encoded by the coding sequence ATGTTCTACACGATAGCGGCAGTCCTATTGATCCTCTGGGCCCTGGGTTGGGTGAGTTCCTATACCCTGGGGGGCCTTATCCATCTGGTCCTTGTGGTCGCGTTGATCGTCCTGGTCGTTGGTTTTCTCCAAGGTCGGCGGGGCTGA
- a CDS encoding DedA family protein, with protein MFHWFQTMLAQYGYGAVFLVVFLNNLLLPIPGDSTLVGAGFLAQKGVLAFWGVVASGTAGCFLGGCGGYWIGFRFGRRFLARNRWLPITPRTARHWELFFERFGPKFVFFARFVALLHPVTGLLTGIWRTPLRPFLVYNLAGAFAYSTLYVLLGYFFGQKWELFKTWIGPVALYGILIVAALGILGLFLRGSLKSFFGGPAQRGLVRKKRRPIRSRRPAQSK; from the coding sequence ATGTTCCATTGGTTCCAAACCATGCTGGCCCAATATGGTTATGGGGCGGTCTTCCTGGTGGTGTTCCTGAACAACCTTCTGCTCCCGATCCCCGGGGATTCCACCTTGGTGGGAGCCGGCTTCCTGGCCCAAAAAGGGGTCCTCGCCTTCTGGGGCGTGGTGGCGTCGGGTACCGCGGGGTGTTTCCTGGGAGGGTGCGGGGGCTATTGGATCGGTTTTCGGTTCGGCCGGAGGTTCTTGGCCCGGAACCGGTGGCTTCCCATCACGCCGCGAACGGCCAGGCACTGGGAACTTTTCTTCGAAAGGTTCGGCCCCAAGTTCGTCTTCTTCGCCCGTTTCGTGGCCCTGCTCCATCCCGTGACCGGGCTTTTGACGGGCATCTGGCGGACACCCCTGCGGCCTTTCCTGGTCTACAACCTCGCCGGGGCCTTCGCCTATTCCACGCTCTACGTCCTGTTGGGATATTTTTTCGGGCAAAAATGGGAGTTGTTCAAGACCTGGATCGGTCCCGTGGCCCTCTACGGGATCCTCATCGTCGCCGCCTTGGGGATCCTGGGCCTGTTCCTGCGCGGATCCCTCAAGAGTTTTTTCGGCGGACCCGCTCAACGGGGACTGGTCCGGAAAAAAAGACGACCCATTCGATCCCGCCGGCCCGCCCAGAGCAAGTGA
- a CDS encoding ABC transporter substrate-binding protein produces the protein MRKNFWTATVLATLWLFASCGPKLDPNEIRVGVYGSLTGAQATFGVSTQNGVQLAIDEANAAGGVNGKKLRVIALDDQGKPEEAALAVTKLITQDKVQVVLGEVASSLSLAAAPICQERKVPMISPSSTNPKVTQMGDYIFRVCFIDPFQGQVMADFAMGHLKAKRAAVLRDQKSDYSMGLAEFFIKRFQEKGGTIVLDQSYVAGDVDFKSQLTTIREKKPDVIFVPGYYGEVGLIAKQARELGIKAPLLGGDGWDSSKLYEIGGKALDGCYFSTHYSSESNDPKVKDLVGKYKAKYGEVPDALATLGYDAGGVLVAALKSAKSLGGADIRDAIAATKNYPGVTGSISLDQDRNAVKPAVVLKIQGGKSSFVTTVNP, from the coding sequence ATGCGTAAGAATTTCTGGACCGCCACGGTCCTGGCGACCCTTTGGCTTTTCGCGTCCTGCGGCCCCAAGCTCGATCCCAACGAGATCCGCGTCGGGGTCTACGGCTCCCTCACCGGCGCCCAGGCCACCTTCGGGGTCTCCACCCAGAACGGCGTGCAGCTCGCCATCGACGAGGCCAACGCCGCGGGGGGGGTGAACGGCAAGAAGCTGCGCGTCATCGCCCTGGACGACCAGGGAAAACCCGAAGAGGCGGCCCTGGCGGTGACCAAGCTCATCACCCAGGACAAGGTGCAGGTCGTGTTGGGCGAGGTGGCCAGTTCGCTTTCCCTCGCCGCCGCTCCCATCTGCCAGGAACGCAAGGTCCCCATGATCTCGCCCTCCTCCACGAATCCCAAGGTCACCCAGATGGGCGACTATATCTTCCGCGTGTGTTTCATCGACCCCTTCCAGGGACAGGTCATGGCCGACTTCGCCATGGGCCACCTGAAGGCCAAGAGGGCGGCGGTCCTGCGCGACCAGAAGAGCGATTACAGCATGGGCCTGGCCGAATTCTTCATCAAACGCTTCCAGGAAAAGGGCGGGACCATCGTGCTGGACCAGAGCTATGTGGCGGGTGATGTGGACTTCAAGAGCCAGCTCACCACCATCCGGGAAAAAAAGCCCGACGTCATCTTCGTGCCGGGTTACTACGGTGAGGTCGGCCTTATCGCGAAGCAGGCCCGGGAACTGGGGATCAAGGCGCCCCTCTTGGGCGGCGATGGTTGGGATTCCTCCAAGCTCTACGAGATCGGTGGAAAGGCCCTGGATGGTTGCTACTTCTCCACCCATTATTCCTCCGAATCGAACGATCCGAAGGTGAAGGATCTTGTTGGTAAGTACAAGGCCAAGTACGGTGAGGTGCCCGACGCCTTGGCGACGCTCGGCTACGACGCGGGCGGGGTGCTGGTGGCGGCCTTGAAGAGCGCCAAAAGCCTGGGCGGAGCCGATATCCGGGACGCCATCGCGGCCACCAAGAACTATCCGGGCGTCACCGGTTCCATCAGCCTGGACCAGGACCGCAACGCCGTGAAGCCGGCGGTGGTGCTCAAGATCCAGGGCGGCAAGTCCTCCTTCGTGACCACCGTCAATCCTTAA
- a CDS encoding heavy metal-associated domain-containing protein, with translation MKETVLSVDGMTCNHCVRSVEKALSRLPGVTRVKVQLSPGRAVVTTEQDLDLPTAFQAVEEEGYHAHVP, from the coding sequence ATGAAAGAAACCGTTTTAAGCGTGGATGGCATGACCTGCAACCATTGTGTCCGGTCCGTCGAGAAGGCCCTGTCCCGATTGCCCGGGGTCACCCGCGTGAAGGTCCAACTGAGCCCCGGCCGGGCGGTCGTGACGACCGAACAGGACCTGGACCTTCCCACCGCCTTCCAGGCGGTGGAGGAAGAGGGATACCACGCCCACGTCCCCTGA